A region of the Deinococcus hopiensis KR-140 genome:
TGGCCTACAACAACGGCATCTCCGCCACCGCCGCGTCCATTGAGTATGTGATGCTCCCCGGCGGTCAGCTGGCCATTTCCCAGATTCACGACCTGCAGATCGTGAACGGCGGCCAGACCACGGCCTCGCTCTTCCATGCGCTCCAGGACAAATGTTCACTGGATGGAATCTACGTCCAGGCCAAGCTGACGATCGTCAGTCCCGAACGCATGGCCGGCATGGTCCCCCTCATCTCGAAGTACGCCAACAGCCAGAACAAGGTCAGTGACGCCGACCTCGCGGCGAACGACGAGTTCCACGTGAACATTGAGAAGCTCTCCCGCATCACCTGGGCGCCGGCGGCGCCCGACAGCTTCAAGGAGACGCGGTGGTTCTATGAGCGGGCCCGGGGTCAGTACCCCGATGAGAAAACTCGCGCCCGGCGGGCCGGTGTCAGCGCGCTGAAGAAATTCGTCGACACCTATCCGCTGCAGCAGCGCTTCACCAAGACCGATGTCGCCAAATACATCAACGCCTGGGAACAGCTGCCCCATATCGTCAGTCTCGGCGCCCAGAAGAACTTCAACCACCTTGGCGCCCGTATGGACAAGGGCGAGCGGGTGCAGGTGACCGCCCACTACTACCAGCACCTCGTGGCGAAGGGCATCCTGTTCCGGGAGACCGAGAAGATCGTTCAGGCCCAGCGGTTTGGAGGCTTCCGGGCGAACATCGTGGCCTATGCCCTGGCCCTGCTCTCCCACACAACTGGACGCCGCGTGGATCTCGACGCCATCTGGAGACGGCAGAGCCTCTCGCCCGCACTCCGGGAGGCGATCGAGATCCTGAGCCACGCGGTGCATGCCGTCATCATGGATCCAAAGGTCGGCACCAACATCGGCGAGTGGGCCAAGAAGGAACAGTGCTGGCAGCTGGTTCGGCAGCTGAAGGTCCCCCTGCCCGACGAGCTGGAAGCCGATCTCGCTGCCTGGAAGGACACTGAGGCCCCTACGCCGACGACCCGCGCGGCCAGTGGGGCGACCAGTGACGATCCCCGAGTGGCCGAGGTGATGGGCGTGCCCTCCGAGACGTGGAGTCACCTTGCGAAATGGATGCGGCGAACCGGGAAGATGGACCTCGTCTATCTCACCATGGTCTCCAATCTCGCCTCGACTGCGAGGCGACGCACGGTGCCCACGCAGCGCCAGGCGGAGACCGGTCTGATTCTGCTGGAGGAGGCCCGCGCCCTGGGCTTCAGGGATCCCTCCTAGGCTCCATTTCCTCTGAGAGGTGCAGGCCATGACCCACAGCCGCCATCCCGAGCATGAGACCGAGGCCCTGCGCCTCGAACGCGCCGTTGAGGCCATGGAGGCGGCGCTGCGGCATCGCGCCGAGCACTGGTTCGAGGCGGGCGCGACCCCCTATAGCAACCGGGTCCTGAACCGGGGGCTGCGTGTCGACCTGCTCGAGACGCTGGAGAACCACCGGGACAAACCCTATTTCGGCCGGCTGGACTTCCGCGATCACCTCGGGCGGAGCCGTAGCGTCTACTTCGGGTATGCCCACCTCGACGTGCCGCATGGG
Encoded here:
- a CDS encoding AIPR family protein, with product MSTSDLELFVTDLHQEIHDRANRDDGEGVMGFQQEEFTAWCLEQLSDPEVGEIVDWQLSYHAGYGVLVYGYGVNEEDGVLDLFTTIYTQAQPPERVGKEEVDTAFKRLQTFAQKALDGLHTSMDDASPAHDMCLRIFESRPLIRRVRFFLFTDGRTTVKSRDKGRLGDLECSFHVWDIERLHRNTTSGQEIDPIVVDFSRYGEPVPCLRAPEPLKLMPDGYEACLAIFPGQVLARIFEDHGARLLERNVRAFLQVKGQINKGIRDTIIRKPVHFLAYNNGISATAASIEYVMLPGGQLAISQIHDLQIVNGGQTTASLFHALQDKCSLDGIYVQAKLTIVSPERMAGMVPLISKYANSQNKVSDADLAANDEFHVNIEKLSRITWAPAAPDSFKETRWFYERARGQYPDEKTRARRAGVSALKKFVDTYPLQQRFTKTDVAKYINAWEQLPHIVSLGAQKNFNHLGARMDKGERVQVTAHYYQHLVAKGILFRETEKIVQAQRFGGFRANIVAYALALLSHTTGRRVDLDAIWRRQSLSPALREAIEILSHAVHAVIMDPKVGTNIGEWAKKEQCWQLVRQLKVPLPDELEADLAAWKDTEAPTPTTRAASGATSDDPRVAEVMGVPSETWSHLAKWMRRTGKMDLVYLTMVSNLASTARRRTVPTQRQAETGLILLEEARALGFRDPS